TCGTAAACAGTTGCCAGTAATAAAACCATCTTATGAATATCCAGTTGGCCTTCTTCCAATGAACTATTTCGTGCCATAGTTATCTCCGAGTAGATCTTTGGAAACATAAATAAAGAAATTTAGGACAATAACAAGTTAATGCTTGTGATGCACACAAAAGCACAATCATCAATATTAtaaacagcaaccaaaagagGTATTATAAGACTCAATCAGATCACACAAGTGCAATGTGTTTTGGATATCATTCCTTTCACGTCTCCTTATAATCACAAAAACCCAGTAGATTTTCTAACATGTTTACTTATAGGGGTCTCCAAAGTTACAACCAGACTAGCCATGAATTTCCCTGTGCCACTATGAAAGACAACTACCCTAGCTAAGTTATGATATATGTCAAGAATTCTGATTGCCTGCACAATGTCACAGATACGTGATGTCACATGGCATGGGTGATCAGCACCCTAATATCAATACATAGGTTAGTAGTGTTGGATAGgcttttcataaaaataaagtaATCTATTCTCAGTTCTGCAGCCCAAGTGACCATTTAACAAAAAAGTACCATATAAATTGCCGGTTGTCCCACCACAACCTCTATATTTGACTCAGTTTGGACATGCCAATcagtttaattttcaaaacattGGTCGATATATCATTGTGAGTTTTCATTCCTACAATTATAAGTAGTGATTGTCTTATATAGTCACTCAAACTGATACTGCTTAAGATGAATATGTAATAACACATGAAACCTATCGACCATCTAACGAATAGAATTGTAATAAGAATAATAAATTATCATTATAACTCAACAAATTATAATGAACTATCACTATTATTATCATTAGCGAGAGCAGTCTCTAATATGGGGAAGCTTTAATTTTTTCGGTGGGGGGTGTGTTGAGGGACTTCAAAAAAGGAGacagaaaaatcataaaatgaagacatgaagcacaatgagccAAGAAAGAGAACATAAAGAGGTGCCTTGTCAACTAGATCAAATGTCAGTTTTCACAGGATAATTTCATGCAGAAACATTAACTAGAAAGGACACAGACAGAGACGGACGGAGCAACGGAGAGAGAGGCAAAAAGAAGACAGAAGAGCAGATTACCTTATCTTGTATCTGTGGATGTGTAACAAGGCTcaccaaaatattattaatcaaACCAGCTGTGGTAAGGCATCCATGAAACATAATGCCCATAAGATTCCTACATGGTTCTTCTTCCCTAGGATTAAGATGGCCATTAAGTTCCGGAAAGATTAGGTCATTTACTATTACAACTTCAGAGCAAGATGGTCCATCAGATGCAAACTCCTTTCCCCAGTTTTCTGTTTCACTACGGTGACTATGATCCTGACCAAATAGCATGCAGTTTATTTTGCACTGTCGAATAATATCTTGCGTTAAGCATTTCAGCTTTGTGCACAGAGACTGGTACTTCCAAAATCCACGCTTCCAAACAGGAGTAACATTATAAGAAGCCCAAAGACGAGCATCCTTAGCTATCTTCATAAGGATCTCCTCATAGATAGTTGCGTTAGACCAAGCTAAAAATGCATCTCCAAAGAGTGTGGCTCCTAGCATGGTAAAAGCCATACGTTGAGAAACCATTTTACTGTCAACACTGGCTTTCGCCATAAAAGTTTGTATCCTCGCCAAGATAGAATCCACAGCCTTTCTACGAATCACATTTTCACTCTCAAGAATTTTTCCACTTAATTCTGTGAATAATGCTTCCCGTCTCTTTTGCACCTGCAAATGAGAATATCATTCAGGAAACAGCAATGAATGTTGCCAAATGAAATTGGGAATAATCACACAAGAAAAGTTGTGAAGTTTTTCATTCAGTCTTTGACAAAAGATCATACATGATAAACAAATATTGATAATAAATTTATGTTTGGAAGATATTAAACTTCTCGTTTGATTCCATATGTAACATGCATAGACCAATCAATGTTCAGGAATTGGGACTacattaggaaaaaaaaatcgtgCTTTCTACAAGGCAGTAACATATCTAATTTTAAAATCCTTTTAGTATGCTAGAGGAAGACTGATATTTTACAGTTAAACTGTAGGAGAACCAGCGGTTAGATCAACAAACTAATCGTTCTGTTACATCCATAAATtcgtttatttctttcttttccttccctttGTCCTTTCCCAAGTGTTTCAAGTAAGACCAGCATATAAGCTGATGATAATTGATAAGGCAGTCATTTTACTGCtttcttttccttccctttAACATTCCGTCAATAAAATGCCACCGAGTAATAGCACCTACGTGCAGAAACAGAAACACAGGCTTTTTTCTCTTCTGGCATCAATGTTTTGCAATCTCAATGCAGACACAAAACACCGGTACAACATAGTAAGCTTCTAAGCATCACAAATACAAAAAGTAAAGAAAGCAGAGAAAGAGAAGCCATAAAATGGAGCTCATACCATCTCAAAAGAAGAAGCAAAGAGGCTCGACTTTCCAAAGGCCAAATGGAATGCCCTTCCAGTCAAAGGCAATTTATCAGCAGCCTTTAGTAGCATCTCTTTGATCAGAATTGGATCCTTTATTGACACTAATAGCTCAGTAGGACCCAACCATAACTTCACAACAGACCCGTATTTCTTGTGCAAACCCGATAGAACATCTGATCAACGCCAAACGAAAAGAGTAATCAGTTACATTGTTCACTCTATCATCCAAATCACAAATTCATAGTCACCAAAAAATAGATGTATTTTCTACTCCTCAACCTCTTCATGTTTGCGGGAACATAGGAAAACTCAACAAATCAACGAAATTTGTATCGATTCTCCTTCCTTCAACTTATATTCCTAGTGTTCaacataaatttcaaaatttcaacttATATACCTAGTGTCCTACATCAATTTCAATTTTGatgaaaacccagaaaccttTTTTACACATATTACTACTGTTCTACTTcaatttcaaaactttttagaaaacccaaaaaccttGTTTGCTTATGTTCCCGGAATTCCacttcaattttatattttgatgaAAACACAGAAACCCTTTTTACACATATTACTACTGCTTTACTTCAATTTCAATACTTTTgagaaaacccaaaaaccttGTTTGCTTATACTCCTGGAACCTAACTTCAATTTTGATGAAAGCACAGAAACAGGAACAATAAGCAAAACTTTCACTTCCATTAACATCCCAGCAACCAAACGCAGAAGTTGAGCCGAACCCAACAGCAAAGCTAATCTACTATACATAACCAGAAAAATTCCAATAACAAAAAAATGCATTACAGATAGAGACCGGTAAAATTTTCGCGGGAAAGGAGCTTGTGGTGGCCGTAGAAGGAAGGGCACGGCGGGCCGGGGATGGACCTGGCCTTGacccacaagcagagcagcttAAAAACCCTTGCGAGCAAGAGAGCGGTGACGGCGATGAGGGAAACCCAAAGGAAGGCATTGAATTCTCTGGCGGCCAAGTCTCTGAGAAGAACTCGGCAGCAACTTTCGTCGGAATCGCAAGCTCCGGATCTCGAGAAATGGAAGAGAAGTGTAAAGAGGGTGTTTGATCCgcaggaggaagaagaagaagaggaggtcATTTTCTCATAGCAGAAGAGAGGAAACCGGGCTGGATCAACAGAAATGGTGCGAACGTAATCGATACAAGTATAAAGTATCAAGAAATACAGGGTTGGAAGTTGGGGAGTTGGACTTTTGGAGTTGCCGATATGTCTGACCTTTTGCTTTCAGTGTGCGCGTGtcgttttgtttggttgtttggtTGTTTGGAAGTGCGAATGGTGGTGCATGTGCCACGTTTGTGCAGGTgtatttttctctcattttttaaTGAGAAAATTGGGCATTTGAATTTGAACCAACGAATATGACTGACATGATTGTAGAGTTTTAATCTTGGAGACGAGACGTGATTGGTTTCAACTTTGCTTGTTTATTGATTTGCTCTATGTAAGACAGACAATTTTCTGCCTTCAAAATGAATTTGGCAGTCCTGTAATCTTAATTACGGtttgatatataataaatataagcaaaattaggtttttatcctttatatatatatgactgtaattttgtattatatatttttatttttgatttgtacctattttaatttgtaattctttatttaaatcgtactaatttttttttcaattttaatttatgcgcatatattaaattctttttgtgttcatattttttaaatttttatttgtgctcattttttaaacttttatttgtactcattttttaaccttttatttgtACCAATGAGTTATTAATAATGTACCCATTTGTCTTtaaaatgtaccactttgtgtattgtaaaatgtaccaatttttgtttttgtaagtGCCATTcttttatgtaaaatgtatctgatttttaatgtaaaacctttttattttaatctgaAATGTAtacattgtttattttttatatataatgtaccaattttttcaTATAAAACGTACCACCATTTTTGTATAAGATGTACCAACTTTtagtatgtaaaatgtaccgtataaaaattaccaattttttgtatgtaaaatgtcattaatataagtaatgaaaaatcatgggttttatttcaatataatttaTCTTAATGACAAATCATGTCATTAAGATGAATTCTACTTTTTTATATAAGTATAATTTATTTtagggaaaattaggttcacatccttctttttgttacttcattgattaaaatcctattcattttcaattttttgatcaagatccttgggtattaataacatcattaattatttgaataataaaatatttttaattttaaatatattcatttagtgttaaaaatgttacaattagtatatttatatttatggttaaatgttttatcatatatttttatttttagtttgtacctatttttaatttgcaaatattttttaatttgtaccaattttcttttcatttttaatttgtacccatatattagtttcttcttGCACCCAATTTTTTAAAgttatatttgtgtttgtacccattttataccgtcacatgacattgtatatttaatcaatgatagaaaaattacatggtatatttatgttttatgcctaaactttgtaacatatatttatatttttagtttgtacccacttttaatttgcaacattttcaaaatttgtagtattttctttttagttatactttttaaaaattcatttgtactcataattttttaatcttttatatgtaccctaaaaattcatttgtaatattttctttttagttttataatgtacccattcttctttattaatgtaccactttgttatatgtgaaatgtacctattgttttgtaaaatgtaccaatttttttaacactatggatacattcttttgccatttattatttctcatttttacatagttttcatccatttattaaatcaaaatgtttgaattttttttattgtaaccgtttctaatagtattataatgatgaattttaaatttataagattataaatctcataaaatatcaaacaattaa
This is a stretch of genomic DNA from Malus domestica chromosome 02, GDT2T_hap1. It encodes these proteins:
- the LOC103418545 gene encoding uncharacterized protein, which codes for MTSSSSSSSCGSNTLFTLLFHFSRSGACDSDESCCRVLLRDLAAREFNAFLWVSLIAVTALLLARVFKLLCLWVKARSIPGPPCPSFYGHHKLLSRENFTDVLSGLHKKYGSVVKLWLGPTELLVSIKDPILIKEMLLKAADKLPLTGRAFHLAFGKSSLFASSFEMVQKRREALFTELSGKILESENVIRRKAVDSILARIQTFMAKASVDSKMVSQRMAFTMLGATLFGDAFLAWSNATIYEEILMKIAKDARLWASYNVTPVWKRGFWKYQSLCTKLKCLTQDIIRQCKINCMLFGQDHSHRSETENWGKEFASDGPSCSEVVIVNDLIFPELNGHLNPREEEPCRNLMGIMFHGCLTTAGLINNILVSLVTHPQIQDKIYSEITMARNSSLEEGQLDIHKMVLLLATVYESARLVPPGSLIQRCSLKHDLNLKGGATIPAGAGVVIPVQLVQMDDYNWGSDAGDFNPYRFLAKSREGSDILLNKSFSGPAEKIVHTGESSFVLNDPDKNPAFVSFGSGIRACIGQKFVIEGVATLFASLLEHYEIKLHQEAEDNPKPSNFAFQLLSSSQIVFVKRDS